One Orcinus orca chromosome 7, mOrcOrc1.1, whole genome shotgun sequence genomic window carries:
- the ATG9A gene encoding LOW QUALITY PROTEIN: autophagy-related protein 9A (The sequence of the model RefSeq protein was modified relative to this genomic sequence to represent the inferred CDS: inserted 1 base in 1 codon), protein MPGSRTKQLQSQGIEGWSGADTAHGAGGQGGQGAVVMAQFDTEYQRLEASYSDSPPGEEDLLVHVPEGSKSPWHHIENLDLFFSRVYNLHQKNGFTCMLIGEIFELMQFLFVVAFTTFLVSCVDYDILFANKMVNHSLHPTEPVKVTLPDAFLPAPVCSARIQENGSLITILVIAGVFWVHRLIKFIYNICCYWEIHSFYLHALRIPMSALPYCTWQEVQARIVQTQKEHQICIHKRELTELDIYHRILRFQNYMVALVNKSLLPLRFRLPGLGEVVFFTRGLKYNFELILFWGPGSLFLNEWSLKAEYKRGGQRLELAQRLSNRILWIGIANFLLCPLILIWQILYAFFSYAEVLKREPGALGARCWSLYGRCYLRHFNELEHELQSRLNRGYKPASKYMNCFLSPLLTLLAKNCAFFAGSILAVLIALTIYDEDVLAVEHVLTTVTLLGVTVTVCRSFIPDQHMVFCPEQLLRVILAHIHYMPDHWQGNAHRSQTRDEFAQLFQYKAVFILEELLSPIVTPLILIFCLRPRALEIIDFFRNFTVEVVGVGDTCSFAQMDVRQHGHPQWLSGGQTEASVYQQAEDGKTELSLMHFAITNPGWQPPRESTAFLGFLKEQVQRDGAAAGLAQGGLLPENALFTSIQSLQSESEPLSLIANVVAGSSCRGPPLPRDLQGSRHRAEVASALRSFSPLQPGQAPTGRAPSTMTGSGVDARTASSGSSVWEGQLQSLVLSEYASTEMSLHALYMHQLHKQQAQAEPERHVWHRRESDESGESAPEEGGEGARGPQPIPRSASYPCAASRPGAPETTALHGGFQRRYGGITDPGTVPRAPSHFSRLPLGGWAEDGQSASRHPEPVPEEGSEDELPPQVHKHVTMPTPLFYFAFPSVHHXLRRHSANGALGRSWERPWWAGLLRKRAAGGRG, encoded by the exons ATGCCTGGCTCCAGGACCAAG CAGCTGCAGAGCCAGGGCATCGAGGGCTGGAGTGGAGCAGACACTGCCCATGGAGCTG GTGGACAAGGTGGACAGGGAGCGGTGGTGATGGCGCAGTTTGACACTGAATACCAGCGCCTAGAGGCCTCCTACAGCGATTCACCCCCCGGGGAGGAGGACCTGTTGGTGCATGTCCCTGAGGGGAGCAAGT CACCTTGGCACCACATCGAAAACCTTGATCTCTTCTTTTCTCGA GTTTATAATCTACACCAGAAGAATGGCTTCACTTGTATGCTCATCGGGGAGATCTTTGAGCTCAT GCAGTTCCTCTTTGTGGTTGCGTTCACCACCTTCCTGGTCAGCTGTGTGGACTACGACATCCTATTTGCCAACAAGATGGTGAACCACAGTCTTCACCCTACCGAGCCTGTCAAGGTTACTCTGCCAGATGCCTTTTTGCCTGCCCCAGTCTGTAGTGCCAG GATTCAGGAAAATGGCTCCCTTATCACCATCCTCGTCATTGCTGGTGTCTTCTGGGTTCACCGGCTCATCAAGTTCATCTATAACATTTGCTGCTACTGGGAGATCCACTCCTTCTACCTGCATGCTCTGCGCATCCCCATG TCTGCGCTTCCATACTGCACGTGGCAAGAAGTACAGGCCCGGATTGTGCAGACCCAGAAAGAGCACCAGATCTGCATCCACAAGCGTGAGCTAACAGAGCTGGACATCTACCACCGCATCCTCCGTTTCCAGAACTACATGGTGGCACTGGTTAACAAATCCCTCCTGCCTCTGCGCTTCCGCCTGCCCGGTCTCGGGGAGGTTGTCTTCTTCACTCGGGGCCTCAAGTACAACTTCGAGCTGATCCTCTTTTGGGGACCTGGCTCTCTGTTTCTCAATGAATGGAGCCTCAAGGCTGAGTACAAACGTGGGGGACAACGGCTCGAGCTGGCCCAGCGTCTCAGCAACCGCATCCTGTGGATTGGCATCGCCAACTTCCTGCTGTGCCCCCTCATCCTCATCTGGCAGATCCTCTATGCCTTTTTCAGTTACGCCGAGGTGCTGAAGCGGGAGCCGGGGGCCCTGGGAGCACGTTGCTGGTCGCTCTACGGCCGCTGCTACCTCCGCCACTTCAACGAGCTGGAGCACGAGCTACAGTCCCGCCTCAACCGAGGCTACAAGCCCGCATCCAAGTACATGAATTGCTTCTTGTCACCTCTGCTGACACTGCTGGCCAAGAACTGCGCCTTCTTTGCTGGCTCCATCCTGGCCGTGCTTATTGCCCTCACCATCTACGACGAAGATGTGTTGGCTGTGGAACATGTCCTCACCACTGTCACGCTCCTGGGGGTCACCGTGACCGTGTGCAG GTCCTTTATTCCGGACCAGCACATGGTGTTCTGCCCTGAGCAGCTGCTCCGCGTGATCCTCGCTCACATCCACTACATGCCTGACCACTGGCAGGGTAATGCCCACCGCTCGCAGACCCGGGACGAGTTTGCCCAGCTCTTCCAGTACAAGGCA GTGTTCATCTTGGAGGAGTTACTGAGCCCCATTGTCACACCGCTCATCCTCATCTTCTGCCTGCGCCCACGGGCCCTGGAGATTATAGACTTCTTCCGCAATTTCACCGTGGAGGTCGTTGGTGTTGGAGATACCTGCTCCTTCGCTCAGATGGATGTTCGCCAGCATGGGCACCCCCAG TGGCTGTCCGGTGGGCAGACGGAGGCCTCAGTGTACCAGCAAGCCGAGGACGGGAAGACAGAGTTGTCACTCATGCACTTTGCCATCACCAACCCTGGCTGGCAGCCACCACGTGAGAGCACGGCCTTCCTCGGTTTCCTCAAGGAGCAAGTTCAGCGGGACGGAGCAGCTGCAGGCCTTGCCCAAGGGGGTCTGCTCCCGGAAAATGCCCTCTTTACGTCCATCCAATCCTTACAATCTGAGTCTGAG CCACTGAGCCTTATTGCAAATGTGGTAGCCGGCTCATCCTGCCGGGGCCCCCCACTGCCCAGAGACTTGCAGGGCTCCAGGCACAGGGCTGAGGTCGCCTCTGCCCTGCGCTCCTTCTCCCCGCTGCAGCCTGGTCAGGCTCCCACAGGCCGGGCTCCCAGCACCATGACAGGCTCTGG GGTGGATGCCAGGACAGCCAGCTCCGGGAGCAGTGTGTGGGAAGGACAGCTGCAGAGCCTGGTGCTGTCGGAATATGCATCCACTGAGATGAGCCTGCATGCCCTCTATATGCACCAG CTCCACAAGCAACAGGCCCAGGCTGAACCTGAGCGGCATGTGTGGCACCGCCGggagagtgatgagagtggggaGAGTGCCCCCGAAGAGGGGGGAGAGGGTGCCCGGGGCCCCCAGCCTATCCCCCGCTCCGCCAGCTATCCCTGTGCTGCATCCCGGCCTGGAGCTCCCGAGACCACTGCCCTGCATGGGGGCTTCCAGAGGCGCTATGGAGGCATCACAG ATCCTGGAACAGTGCCCCGGGCTCCCTCTCACTTCTCTCGGCTGCCCCTTGGGGGATGGGCTGAAGATGGGCAGTCAGCATCAaggcacccagagcccgtgcccGAAGAGGGCTCAGAGGATGAGCTTCCCCCTCAGGTGCACAAG CACGTGACCATGCCGACTCCGCTGTTCTATTTTGCCTTCCCTAGCGTGCACC TCCTTCGGAGACACTCGGCCAATGGGGCCCTGGGTAGGAGCTGGGAGCGGCCCTGGTGGGCGGGGCTGCTGCGGAAGAGAGCGGCTGGAGGCAGAGGCTGA
- the ANKZF1 gene encoding LOW QUALITY PROTEIN: ankyrin repeat and zinc finger domain-containing protein 1 (The sequence of the model RefSeq protein was modified relative to this genomic sequence to represent the inferred CDS: inserted 2 bases in 2 codons; substituted 2 bases at 2 genomic stop codons) — protein MSPTPAAAQASVSVSLFDLKADTPVLQGLRLVSHAPGEALAQALQVSCPGSGERISPERKPLQGPLDISEKLFRSTCDQTFQNHQEQREHYKLDWHRFNLKQHLKDKPLRSALDFEKQSSTGDLSSISGSEDSDSASEEDLQILDEERAEFEKPDRPRGFHPHRVLFQNAQGQFLDAYCCVLGPRQASASTAEVLLQNLKSGGPRDCIVLMAAAGHFAGAVFQGQEVLTHKTFYCYTVRAKWGTAQGLQDARGAASRSAGANLRRYSEDMLYKDVRDLLAGPDXAKVLEKAGTILMRAPRSGRSLFFGGHKAPLQRXDPRLWDIPLTTRRPTFQELQRVLHKLTTLHVHEEHPWETVRLDLPQTNWKTMRGRKAIEEERKVRSDENEALGRNAEAPKQGSESEGEDGSQVELELVEVTLGLLDLCEFEVLPKQRSRKRNKRERNQDLEAGAQMTLSQQPQEDEAFSESAPLGPSPDEAKSPGQPELWDVLLAACQAGDXGMLKLQLAASPLDPGVLSLLSAPLGSGGFTLLHAAATAGRGSVGDVELIFWVFAPRDSRTRPPYTVAADKSTRDEFRSFMEKNPDAYDYSKAQVPGPLTAEMEARQAIRKRERKAARRHRQEQQWEQGEQRRFAALSDXEKGALAAEHQLAARLGAPTPQVPDPAIISVRRHWSCGTSLQGLIFPFTTLTSFLSTRCLQDHRCRAGKPSS, from the exons ATGTCGCCGACTCCAGCTGCAGCCCAGGCTTCTGTGTCGGTCTCCCTGTTTGACCTCAAGGCGGATACTCCGGTCCTTCAGGGCCTGCGCCTGGTGAGCCACGCTCCCGGGGAGGCTCTGGCCCAGGCTCTGCAGGTTTCCTGTCCAG GTTCAGGGGAGAGAATAAGCCCAGAAAGAAAACCACTCCAGGGTCCTCTGGATATTTCAGAGAAGTTGTTTCGTTCAACCTGTGACCAGACCTTCCAGAACCACCAGGAACAG AGGGAACATTATAAGCTTGACTGGCATCGGTTTAACCTAAAGCAGCATCTCAAGGACAAGCCTCTCCGGTCTGCCCTGGACTTTGAAAAGCAGAGCTCCACAG GAGATCTTTCCAGCATCTCAGGATCAGAAGACTCGGACTCAGCCAGTGAGGAGGACTTGCAGATACTGGATGAGGAGAGGGCTGAGTTTGAGAAGCCTGACCGACCCCGAGGCTTCCACCCCCATCGGGTTCTTTTTCAGAATGCCCAGGGCCAGTTTCTTGATGCCTATTGCTGTGTCCTAGGCCCTCGCCAGGCAAGTGCCAGCACAG CAGAAGTGCTGCTACAAAACCTGAAAAGCGGAGGTCCCAGGGACTGCATTGTGCTCATGGCTGCCGCTGGGCACTTTGCTGGTGCTGTTTTCCAAGG ACAAGAAGTGTTGACACACAAAACCTTTTACTGCTACACAGTGCGGGCCAAGTGGGGCACAGCCCAGGGGCTTCAGGATGCCCGGGGTGCAGCTTCCCGCTCTGCTGGAGCCAACCTGAGGCGCTACAGTGAAGACATGCTATATAAG GATGTTCGTGACCTGCTGGCAGGGCCAGACTAGGCTAAGGTGCTGGAGAAGGCTGGGACGATACTGATGCGTGCACCCCGCTCTGGCCGGTCCTTGTTCTTTGGAGGCCATAAGGCTCCCCTGCAAC GGGATCCCCGACTTTGGGATATCCCCCTCACTACCCGCAGACCCACCTTCCAAGAGCTACAGCGTGTGCTCCATAAGCTGACCACCTTGCATGTCCACG AAGAACACCCCTGGGAGACAGTCAGGTTGGATTTACCTCAGACAAACTGGAAGACAATGAGAGGAAGGAAGGCcattgaggaagaaagaaaggtccGCAGTGATGAAAATGAGGCACTCGGGCGGAATGCGGAAGCTCCCAAACAGG GTTCAGAGTCAGAGGGAGAGGATGGCTCCCAGGTAGAGTTGGAGCTAGTAGAGGTGACACTGGGGTTGCTGGATCTTTGTGAATTTGAGGTATTGCCCAAGCAGAGGAGTAGAAAAAGGAATAAGAGGGAGAGAAACCAAGACCTGGAGGCTGGGGCGCAAATGACTCTTTCCCAGCAACCTCAAGAAGATGAGGCCTTTTCAGAGTCAGCCCCTTTGGGGCCTTCCCCAGATGAGGCCAAGTCCCCTGGTCAGCCGGAGCTCTGGGATGTGCTCTTGGCTGCTTGCCAAGCTGGAG GGGGGATGCTGAAGCTCCAGCTAGCTGCCAGCCCCCTAGACCCTGGAGTTCTGTCTCTGCTCAGTGCCCCCTTGGGCTCTGGTGGCTTCACCCTCCTGCACGCAGCCGCCACAGCTGGGAGAGGCTCAGTAG GTGATGTTGAACTCATTTTTTGGGTTTTCGCACCTAGGGACTCCCGGACCCGGCCACCGTACACGGTTGCAGCTGACAAATCAACACGTGATGAGTTCCGGAGCTTCATGGAGAAGAATCCAGATGCTTATGATTACAGCAAAGCTCAG GTGCCAGGGCCACTGACAGCAGAAATGGAGGCGCGGCAGGCCATTCGGAAAAGGGAGCGGAAGGCAGCCCGGCGGCACCGGCAGGAGCAGCAGTGGGAGCAAGGAGAGCAGCGGAGATTTGCTGCCCTCAGCGACTGAGAGAAG GGAGCTCTGGCTGCAGAGCACCAACTAGCTGCCCGTTTGGGAGCCCCTACCCCTCAGGTCCCTGACCCTGCCATCATCAGTGTTCG ACGCCACTGGAGCTGTGGGACATCCCTCCAAGGCCTCATATTCCCTTTCACTACTTTGACTTCTTTCCTCTCCACACGCTGCCTCCAGGATCATCGCTGTCGGGCTGGGAAGCCCTCTTCCTGA
- the GLB1L gene encoding beta-galactosidase-1-like protein isoform X2, whose translation MAPQKLLCLPSLLLLLLTRLLPQADTRSFVVDRDHDRFLLDGAPFRYVSGSLHYFRVPRVLWADRLFKMRMSGLNAVQFYVPWNYHEPEPGVYNFNASRDLFAFLKEATLANLLVILRPGPYICAEWEMGGLPAWLLRKPKIHLRTSDPDFLAAVDSWFKVLLPKIHPWLYHNGGNIISIQVENEYGSYGACDMSYMRHLAGLFRALLGDKILLFTTDGPEGLKCGSLQGLYTTIDFGPADNMTKIFALLRKYEPRGPLVNSEYYTGWLDYWGQNHSTRSIPAVTKGLENMLKLGASVNMYMFHGGTNFGYWNGADEKGRFLPITTSYDYDAPISEAGDPTPKLFAIRNVISKFQEVPLGPLPPPSPKMMLGPLSLHLDGNLLAFLDFLCPQGPIHSILPMTFEAVNQDHGYMLYRTYLIHTVSEPAQFWVPNNGVHDRAYVMVDGVFQGVLERNMKHNLFLTGKKGAKLDVLLENMGRFSFGSNSSDFKGLLEPPILGQTVLTQWLMFPLKVDNLVKWRFPNQLLKSSHPQTPSGPTFYSTTFPILDSGGDTFLFLPGWTKGQVWINGFNLGRYWTKRGPQQTLYVPRPLLFPRGALNKITLLELENVPLRPQIQFLDRPILNGTVHKTHICSLSAESASEPMELSGH comes from the exons ATGGCTCCCCAGAAGCtgctctgccttccctccctgcTGCTGCTACTCCTGACGCGGCTGCTGCCCCAG GCAGACACTCGGTCGTTTGTAGTGGATCGGGATCATGACAGATTCCTCCTGGACGGGGCCCCGTTCCGCTACGTGTCTGGCAGCCTGCACTACTTTCGGGTACCACGGGTGCTTTGGGCAGACCGGCTTTTCAAGATGCGAATGAGTGGCCTCAACGCCGTACAGTT TTATGTGCCCTGGAACTACCACGAGCCAGAGCCTGGGGTCTATAACTTTAATGCCAGCCGTGACCTCTTTGCATTTCTGAAAGAGGCAACTTTAGCAAACCTGTTGGTCATACTGAGACCAGGACCTTACATCTGTGCAGAGTGGGAGATG GGGGGTCTCCCAGCCTGGTTGCTTCGAAAACCTAAAATTCATCTGAGAACTTCAGATCCAG ACTTCCTTGCCGCAGTGGATTCCTGGTTCAAGGTCTTGCTGCCCAAGATACATCCATGGCTCTACCACAATGGGGGCAACATCATTAGCATTCAG GTGGAGAATGAATACGGTAGCTACGGGGCCTGCGACATGAGCTACATGAGACACCTGGCTGGGCTCTTCCGTGCACTGCTTGGAGACAAGATCTTGCTCTTCACTACAGATGGCCCTGAAGGCCTCAAATGTGGCTCCCTCCAGGGACTCTATACCACTATAGATTTTGGCCCAG CTGACAACATGACCAAAATCTTTGCCCTACTTCGGAAGTATGAACCCCGCGGGCCATTG GTGAACTCTGAGTACTACACAGGCTGGCTGGATTACTGGGGCCAGAATCACTCCACACGCTCCATACCAGCTGTAACCAAAGGACTAGAGAACATGCTGAAGTTGGGAGCCAGTGTGAACAT GTACATGTTCCATGGAGGTACCAACTTTGGATACTGGAATG GTGCTGATGAGAAGGGACGCTTTCTTCCAATTACTACCAGCTACGACTACGATGCACCCATATCTGAAGCAGGGGACCCCACACCTAAGCTTTTTGCTATTCGAAATGTCATCAGCAAG TTCCAGGAAGTTCCCTTGGGACCTttacctccccccagccccaagaTGATGCTTGGACCTTTGAGCCTACACCTG GATGGGAATTTGCTGGCTTTCCTAGACTTCCTATGTCCCCAAGGGCCCATCCATTCAATCCTGCCAATGACCTTTGAGGCTGTCAACCAG GACCATGGGTATATGTTGTACCGGACCTATCTGATCCATACTGTTTCTGAGCCAGCACAATTCTGGGTGCCAAACAATGGAGTCCATGACCGTGCCTACGTGATGGTGGATGGG GTGTTTCAGGGTGTTTTGGAACGAAACATGAAACACAACCTATTTTTGACGGGGAAAAAGGGGGCCAAACTGGATGTCTTGCTGGAGAACATGGGGAGGTTCAGTTTCGGGTCTAACAGCAGTGACTTCAAG GGCCTATTGGAGCCACCAATTCTGGGGCAAACGGTCCTTACCCAGTGGCTGATGTTCCCTCTGAAAGTTGATAATCTTGTAAAGTGGCGGTTTCCCAACCAGTTGCTGAAAAGCTCACATCCTCAAACTCCCTCTGGCCCCACCTTCTACTCTACAACCTTCCCAATTTTAGACTCAGGCGGGGACACATTTCTCTTTCTACCTGGATGGACCAAG ggcCAAGTCTGGATCAATGGGTTTAACCTGGGCCGCTACTGGACAAAGAGGGGGCCACAACAGACCCTCTACGTGCCAAGACCCCTGCTGTTTCCTAGGGGAGCCCTCAACAAAATCACGTTGCTGGAGCTAGAAAATGTGCCTCTTCGGCCCCAAATCCAATTCCTGGATAGGCCTATCCTCAATGGCACTGTGCATAAGACACACATCTGTTCCCTCTCAGCTGAAAGTGCCTCTGAACCAATGGAGTTAAGTGGGCACTGA
- the GLB1L gene encoding beta-galactosidase-1-like protein isoform X3, with protein MPEKSPESAMAPQKLLCLPSLLLLLLTRLLPQADTRSFVVDRDHDRFLLDGAPFRYVSGSLHYFRVPRVLWADRLFKMRMSGLNAVQFYVPWNYHEPEPGVYNFNASRDLFAFLKEATLANLLVILRPGPYICAEWEMGGLPAWLLRKPKIHLRTSDPDFLAAVDSWFKVLLPKIHPWLYHNGGNIISIQVENEYGSYGACDMSYMRHLAGLFRALLGDKILLFTTDGPEGLKCGSLQGLYTTIDFGPADNMTKIFALLRKYEPRGPLVNSEYYTGWLDYWGQNHSTRSIPAVTKGLENMLKLGASVNMYMFHGGTNFGYWNGADEKGRFLPITTSYDYDAPISEAGDPTPKLFAIRNVISKFQEVPLGPLPPPSPKMMLGPLSLHLDGNLLAFLDFLCPQGPIHSILPMTFEAVNQVFQGVLERNMKHNLFLTGKKGAKLDVLLENMGRFSFGSNSSDFKGLLEPPILGQTVLTQWLMFPLKVDNLVKWRFPNQLLKSSHPQTPSGPTFYSTTFPILDSGGDTFLFLPGWTKGQVWINGFNLGRYWTKRGPQQTLYVPRPLLFPRGALNKITLLELENVPLRPQIQFLDRPILNGTVHKTHICSLSAESASEPMELSGH; from the exons ATGCCAGAG AAGAGCCCCGAAAGCGCCATGGCTCCCCAGAAGCtgctctgccttccctccctgcTGCTGCTACTCCTGACGCGGCTGCTGCCCCAG GCAGACACTCGGTCGTTTGTAGTGGATCGGGATCATGACAGATTCCTCCTGGACGGGGCCCCGTTCCGCTACGTGTCTGGCAGCCTGCACTACTTTCGGGTACCACGGGTGCTTTGGGCAGACCGGCTTTTCAAGATGCGAATGAGTGGCCTCAACGCCGTACAGTT TTATGTGCCCTGGAACTACCACGAGCCAGAGCCTGGGGTCTATAACTTTAATGCCAGCCGTGACCTCTTTGCATTTCTGAAAGAGGCAACTTTAGCAAACCTGTTGGTCATACTGAGACCAGGACCTTACATCTGTGCAGAGTGGGAGATG GGGGGTCTCCCAGCCTGGTTGCTTCGAAAACCTAAAATTCATCTGAGAACTTCAGATCCAG ACTTCCTTGCCGCAGTGGATTCCTGGTTCAAGGTCTTGCTGCCCAAGATACATCCATGGCTCTACCACAATGGGGGCAACATCATTAGCATTCAG GTGGAGAATGAATACGGTAGCTACGGGGCCTGCGACATGAGCTACATGAGACACCTGGCTGGGCTCTTCCGTGCACTGCTTGGAGACAAGATCTTGCTCTTCACTACAGATGGCCCTGAAGGCCTCAAATGTGGCTCCCTCCAGGGACTCTATACCACTATAGATTTTGGCCCAG CTGACAACATGACCAAAATCTTTGCCCTACTTCGGAAGTATGAACCCCGCGGGCCATTG GTGAACTCTGAGTACTACACAGGCTGGCTGGATTACTGGGGCCAGAATCACTCCACACGCTCCATACCAGCTGTAACCAAAGGACTAGAGAACATGCTGAAGTTGGGAGCCAGTGTGAACAT GTACATGTTCCATGGAGGTACCAACTTTGGATACTGGAATG GTGCTGATGAGAAGGGACGCTTTCTTCCAATTACTACCAGCTACGACTACGATGCACCCATATCTGAAGCAGGGGACCCCACACCTAAGCTTTTTGCTATTCGAAATGTCATCAGCAAG TTCCAGGAAGTTCCCTTGGGACCTttacctccccccagccccaagaTGATGCTTGGACCTTTGAGCCTACACCTG GATGGGAATTTGCTGGCTTTCCTAGACTTCCTATGTCCCCAAGGGCCCATCCATTCAATCCTGCCAATGACCTTTGAGGCTGTCAACCAG GTGTTTCAGGGTGTTTTGGAACGAAACATGAAACACAACCTATTTTTGACGGGGAAAAAGGGGGCCAAACTGGATGTCTTGCTGGAGAACATGGGGAGGTTCAGTTTCGGGTCTAACAGCAGTGACTTCAAG GGCCTATTGGAGCCACCAATTCTGGGGCAAACGGTCCTTACCCAGTGGCTGATGTTCCCTCTGAAAGTTGATAATCTTGTAAAGTGGCGGTTTCCCAACCAGTTGCTGAAAAGCTCACATCCTCAAACTCCCTCTGGCCCCACCTTCTACTCTACAACCTTCCCAATTTTAGACTCAGGCGGGGACACATTTCTCTTTCTACCTGGATGGACCAAG ggcCAAGTCTGGATCAATGGGTTTAACCTGGGCCGCTACTGGACAAAGAGGGGGCCACAACAGACCCTCTACGTGCCAAGACCCCTGCTGTTTCCTAGGGGAGCCCTCAACAAAATCACGTTGCTGGAGCTAGAAAATGTGCCTCTTCGGCCCCAAATCCAATTCCTGGATAGGCCTATCCTCAATGGCACTGTGCATAAGACACACATCTGTTCCCTCTCAGCTGAAAGTGCCTCTGAACCAATGGAGTTAAGTGGGCACTGA
- the GLB1L gene encoding beta-galactosidase-1-like protein isoform X1 → MPEKSPESAMAPQKLLCLPSLLLLLLTRLLPQADTRSFVVDRDHDRFLLDGAPFRYVSGSLHYFRVPRVLWADRLFKMRMSGLNAVQFYVPWNYHEPEPGVYNFNASRDLFAFLKEATLANLLVILRPGPYICAEWEMGGLPAWLLRKPKIHLRTSDPDFLAAVDSWFKVLLPKIHPWLYHNGGNIISIQVENEYGSYGACDMSYMRHLAGLFRALLGDKILLFTTDGPEGLKCGSLQGLYTTIDFGPADNMTKIFALLRKYEPRGPLVNSEYYTGWLDYWGQNHSTRSIPAVTKGLENMLKLGASVNMYMFHGGTNFGYWNGADEKGRFLPITTSYDYDAPISEAGDPTPKLFAIRNVISKFQEVPLGPLPPPSPKMMLGPLSLHLDGNLLAFLDFLCPQGPIHSILPMTFEAVNQDHGYMLYRTYLIHTVSEPAQFWVPNNGVHDRAYVMVDGVFQGVLERNMKHNLFLTGKKGAKLDVLLENMGRFSFGSNSSDFKGLLEPPILGQTVLTQWLMFPLKVDNLVKWRFPNQLLKSSHPQTPSGPTFYSTTFPILDSGGDTFLFLPGWTKGQVWINGFNLGRYWTKRGPQQTLYVPRPLLFPRGALNKITLLELENVPLRPQIQFLDRPILNGTVHKTHICSLSAESASEPMELSGH, encoded by the exons ATGCCAGAG AAGAGCCCCGAAAGCGCCATGGCTCCCCAGAAGCtgctctgccttccctccctgcTGCTGCTACTCCTGACGCGGCTGCTGCCCCAG GCAGACACTCGGTCGTTTGTAGTGGATCGGGATCATGACAGATTCCTCCTGGACGGGGCCCCGTTCCGCTACGTGTCTGGCAGCCTGCACTACTTTCGGGTACCACGGGTGCTTTGGGCAGACCGGCTTTTCAAGATGCGAATGAGTGGCCTCAACGCCGTACAGTT TTATGTGCCCTGGAACTACCACGAGCCAGAGCCTGGGGTCTATAACTTTAATGCCAGCCGTGACCTCTTTGCATTTCTGAAAGAGGCAACTTTAGCAAACCTGTTGGTCATACTGAGACCAGGACCTTACATCTGTGCAGAGTGGGAGATG GGGGGTCTCCCAGCCTGGTTGCTTCGAAAACCTAAAATTCATCTGAGAACTTCAGATCCAG ACTTCCTTGCCGCAGTGGATTCCTGGTTCAAGGTCTTGCTGCCCAAGATACATCCATGGCTCTACCACAATGGGGGCAACATCATTAGCATTCAG GTGGAGAATGAATACGGTAGCTACGGGGCCTGCGACATGAGCTACATGAGACACCTGGCTGGGCTCTTCCGTGCACTGCTTGGAGACAAGATCTTGCTCTTCACTACAGATGGCCCTGAAGGCCTCAAATGTGGCTCCCTCCAGGGACTCTATACCACTATAGATTTTGGCCCAG CTGACAACATGACCAAAATCTTTGCCCTACTTCGGAAGTATGAACCCCGCGGGCCATTG GTGAACTCTGAGTACTACACAGGCTGGCTGGATTACTGGGGCCAGAATCACTCCACACGCTCCATACCAGCTGTAACCAAAGGACTAGAGAACATGCTGAAGTTGGGAGCCAGTGTGAACAT GTACATGTTCCATGGAGGTACCAACTTTGGATACTGGAATG GTGCTGATGAGAAGGGACGCTTTCTTCCAATTACTACCAGCTACGACTACGATGCACCCATATCTGAAGCAGGGGACCCCACACCTAAGCTTTTTGCTATTCGAAATGTCATCAGCAAG TTCCAGGAAGTTCCCTTGGGACCTttacctccccccagccccaagaTGATGCTTGGACCTTTGAGCCTACACCTG GATGGGAATTTGCTGGCTTTCCTAGACTTCCTATGTCCCCAAGGGCCCATCCATTCAATCCTGCCAATGACCTTTGAGGCTGTCAACCAG GACCATGGGTATATGTTGTACCGGACCTATCTGATCCATACTGTTTCTGAGCCAGCACAATTCTGGGTGCCAAACAATGGAGTCCATGACCGTGCCTACGTGATGGTGGATGGG GTGTTTCAGGGTGTTTTGGAACGAAACATGAAACACAACCTATTTTTGACGGGGAAAAAGGGGGCCAAACTGGATGTCTTGCTGGAGAACATGGGGAGGTTCAGTTTCGGGTCTAACAGCAGTGACTTCAAG GGCCTATTGGAGCCACCAATTCTGGGGCAAACGGTCCTTACCCAGTGGCTGATGTTCCCTCTGAAAGTTGATAATCTTGTAAAGTGGCGGTTTCCCAACCAGTTGCTGAAAAGCTCACATCCTCAAACTCCCTCTGGCCCCACCTTCTACTCTACAACCTTCCCAATTTTAGACTCAGGCGGGGACACATTTCTCTTTCTACCTGGATGGACCAAG ggcCAAGTCTGGATCAATGGGTTTAACCTGGGCCGCTACTGGACAAAGAGGGGGCCACAACAGACCCTCTACGTGCCAAGACCCCTGCTGTTTCCTAGGGGAGCCCTCAACAAAATCACGTTGCTGGAGCTAGAAAATGTGCCTCTTCGGCCCCAAATCCAATTCCTGGATAGGCCTATCCTCAATGGCACTGTGCATAAGACACACATCTGTTCCCTCTCAGCTGAAAGTGCCTCTGAACCAATGGAGTTAAGTGGGCACTGA